The following are encoded together in the Flavobacterium sp. TR2 genome:
- a CDS encoding ectonucleotide pyrophosphatase/phosphodiesterase, protein MRKFTTHFLSFTFLLLTTFLQAQSNKDNYVVLISMDGFRWDYGKMYNLPNLKQIEKEGVHAKSMKPSYPSKTFPNHYSIVTGLYPDHHGIINNVFFDSSLNQSFSLSSNAKNDSRFYGGNPIWNLAEQQGIKTASFFWPGSDIDKRNPTYFKNYDGKIPYGARIDTVMKWLQLPEKQRPHLITLYFDEPDHTGHNFGPLSPKTEKMVIKMDSIMGEISKRLDQLPIGKQINLIIVSDHGMATISNDKKIAVLDYLKPEWLGYKDVVNPIMSLQAKSGYQDSIANALKKVPHIKFWKSTEVPKRLHYGSNPRVHDFVIEADKGWSLVSKESTHINGGTHGYDNNEKDMHAIFYAKGPAFKINKKVKTFQNVSVYPLIAHILGLQIGEIDGKLSDVEGTLRKN, encoded by the coding sequence ATGAGAAAATTCACAACTCACTTTTTATCTTTTACATTTTTACTTCTTACTACTTTTTTACAAGCCCAAAGCAATAAAGACAATTACGTAGTTTTAATTTCTATGGATGGCTTTCGCTGGGATTATGGCAAAATGTATAATCTTCCAAATCTGAAGCAAATTGAAAAAGAAGGCGTTCATGCCAAATCAATGAAACCGTCTTACCCAAGTAAAACTTTTCCAAATCATTATTCTATTGTCACGGGACTTTATCCAGATCATCACGGAATCATCAACAATGTTTTCTTTGATTCTTCTTTGAATCAGTCTTTTTCATTATCAAGCAATGCTAAAAATGATTCGAGATTTTATGGCGGAAATCCGATTTGGAATTTAGCTGAGCAACAGGGTATAAAAACAGCTTCTTTCTTCTGGCCTGGTTCTGATATTGATAAACGAAATCCAACTTACTTTAAAAATTATGACGGTAAAATTCCATATGGAGCCAGAATTGATACCGTTATGAAATGGCTGCAGCTTCCAGAAAAACAGCGCCCTCATTTGATAACTTTATATTTTGACGAACCAGATCATACTGGTCATAATTTTGGTCCGCTTTCGCCAAAAACCGAAAAAATGGTGATTAAAATGGATTCGATTATGGGAGAAATATCTAAAAGATTAGATCAACTGCCTATTGGAAAACAAATCAATTTGATAATCGTTTCAGACCACGGAATGGCCACTATCAGCAATGATAAAAAAATAGCCGTTTTAGATTATTTAAAACCAGAATGGCTGGGCTATAAAGATGTTGTGAACCCAATTATGAGTTTACAGGCAAAATCTGGCTATCAGGATTCTATTGCTAATGCTTTGAAAAAAGTTCCACATATTAAATTCTGGAAATCGACTGAAGTTCCAAAAAGATTGCACTACGGATCAAATCCTCGTGTTCATGATTTTGTCATTGAAGCCGATAAAGGTTGGAGCTTAGTAAGCAAAGAAAGTACTCATATAAATGGCGGAACGCACGGTTATGACAATAACGAAAAAGATATGCACGCTATTTTTTATGCAAAAGGCCCTGCGTTTAAAATCAATAAAAAAGTAAAAACGTTTCAGAATGTTTCTGTATATCCTTTAATTGCTCATATTCTGGGTTTACAGATTGGTGAGATTGATGGAAAACTGAGTGATGTTGAGGGTACGCTACGCAAAAATTAG
- the groL gene encoding chaperonin GroEL (60 kDa chaperone family; promotes refolding of misfolded polypeptides especially under stressful conditions; forms two stacked rings of heptamers to form a barrel-shaped 14mer; ends can be capped by GroES; misfolded proteins enter the barrel where they are refolded when GroES binds), translating to MAKDIKFDIEARDGLKRGVDALANAVKVTLGPKGRNVIIGKSFGGPTVTKDGVSVAKEIELKDALENMGAQMVKEVASKTNDLAGDGTTTATVLAQAIVKEGLKNVAAGANPMDLKRGIDKAVETIVADLAKQAKVVGSDSDKIKQIASISANNDEVIGELIATAFAKVGKEGVITVEEAKGTDTFVDVVEGMQFDRGYLSPYFVTNPEKMEVELDSPYILLYDKKVSSLKELLPVLEPVAQSGKPLLIIAEDVDGEALSTLVVNKLRGALKIAAVKAPGFGDRRKAMLEDIAILTGGTVISEERGYTLENTTIEMLGNAKRVSIDKDNTTIVSGAGEADIIKNRVNQIKGQMETTTSDYDKEKLQERLAKLAGGVAVLYVGAASEVEMKEKKDRVDDALHATRAAVEEGIVAGGGVALLRAKIALADLKADNADEATGIQIVSRAVEAPLRTIVENAGLEGSVVVAKVSEGKGDFGYNAKTDEYVDMLTAGIIDPKKVTRVALENAASVSGMILTTECALIDIKEENAGGGMPMGGGMPGMM from the coding sequence ATGGCAAAAGATATAAAATTTGATATTGAAGCACGTGACGGTTTAAAACGTGGTGTTGATGCATTAGCAAATGCTGTAAAAGTAACTCTTGGACCAAAAGGTCGTAACGTAATTATCGGAAAATCATTTGGTGGGCCAACTGTTACCAAAGATGGTGTTTCTGTTGCAAAAGAAATCGAATTAAAAGACGCATTAGAAAATATGGGTGCGCAAATGGTGAAAGAAGTTGCTTCTAAAACCAATGACTTAGCGGGTGACGGAACTACAACTGCTACAGTTTTAGCTCAGGCTATCGTAAAAGAAGGTTTGAAAAACGTTGCTGCTGGTGCAAATCCAATGGACTTGAAACGCGGTATCGACAAAGCTGTTGAAACTATCGTAGCTGACTTGGCAAAACAAGCTAAAGTTGTTGGAAGCGATTCTGATAAAATTAAGCAAATTGCTTCTATCTCTGCTAACAATGACGAAGTTATTGGTGAATTAATCGCTACAGCTTTCGCTAAAGTTGGAAAAGAAGGTGTTATCACTGTTGAAGAAGCTAAAGGAACGGATACTTTCGTTGACGTTGTTGAAGGAATGCAGTTTGACAGAGGATACCTTTCTCCTTACTTCGTAACAAACCCTGAGAAAATGGAAGTTGAATTAGACTCTCCATACATCTTGTTATATGACAAAAAAGTTTCTTCTTTAAAAGAATTACTTCCAGTTTTAGAGCCAGTTGCACAATCAGGAAAACCATTATTGATTATTGCTGAAGATGTTGACGGTGAAGCTCTTTCTACTTTAGTAGTAAACAAATTAAGAGGTGCTCTTAAAATTGCTGCTGTAAAAGCTCCAGGTTTTGGAGACAGAAGAAAAGCAATGTTAGAAGATATCGCAATCTTAACTGGAGGTACTGTTATCTCTGAAGAAAGAGGATATACTCTTGAAAATACAACTATCGAAATGTTAGGAAACGCAAAAAGAGTTTCTATCGATAAAGACAATACAACTATCGTAAGCGGTGCTGGTGAAGCTGATATCATCAAAAATCGTGTAAACCAAATCAAAGGTCAGATGGAAACTACTACATCTGATTACGATAAAGAAAAATTACAAGAGCGTTTGGCTAAATTAGCTGGAGGTGTTGCAGTTCTTTACGTTGGTGCAGCTTCTGAAGTTGAAATGAAAGAGAAAAAAGACAGAGTTGATGATGCTTTACACGCAACTCGCGCTGCTGTAGAAGAAGGAATAGTTGCTGGTGGTGGTGTTGCTTTATTAAGAGCTAAAATTGCTTTGGCTGACTTAAAAGCTGACAATGCTGACGAAGCTACTGGAATCCAAATCGTTTCTCGCGCTGTTGAAGCTCCATTAAGAACTATCGTTGAAAACGCTGGTCTTGAAGGTTCTGTTGTTGTGGCCAAAGTTTCTGAAGGAAAAGGTGATTTCGGATACAACGCAAAAACTGACGAATATGTAGATATGCTTACTGCTGGAATTATCGATCCTAAAAAAGTTACTCGTGTAGCATTAGAAAATGCAGCATCTGTTTCTGGAATGATCTTAACTACAGAATGTGCATTAATTGATATTAAAGAAGAAAATGCCGGAGGCGGAATGCCAATGGGAGGCGGAATGCCAGGAATGATGTAA
- the groES gene encoding co-chaperone GroES, with amino-acid sequence MALNIKPLSDRVLIEPVAAETKTASGIFIPDTAKEKPQKGTVVAVGNGTKDHTMTVKVGDTVLYGKYAGTELKLEGTDYLIMREDDILAII; translated from the coding sequence ATGGCTTTAAACATTAAACCGCTTTCAGACCGCGTACTTATTGAGCCTGTTGCAGCTGAAACTAAAACTGCCTCAGGTATTTTTATTCCAGATACTGCCAAAGAGAAACCACAAAAAGGTACTGTAGTAGCAGTAGGAAACGGAACTAAAGATCACACAATGACTGTAAAAGTTGGCGATACTGTTCTTTACGGAAAATATGCAGGAACAGAGTTAAAACTGGAAGGCACTGATTATCTAATCATGCGCGAGGATGATATTTTAGCGATTATCTAA
- a CDS encoding tetratricopeptide repeat protein — translation MNVSDYTYLMNKPDAITEKQADALGSVLNEFPYFQSARALRLKGLYNQNSFKYNYALKVTAAHTLDRSVLFDFITSEAFTSIQNDFYEQKLRDLLEITVFDSEIISPEQIQKAIEIKTDLEEQPASDTVKETASSPIETPSITEIEEPIQAQEPIKAEEPLIIEEPKTVPEIDPSIFLAIKEAHSITFEKPVTEEPKKLPEIDPSIFLAIKEAHSVTFEKPVIETENKIDVADSISNIEEETAILTEEAEVVKTEEPKFDRVENSILSSIKVSETVSAPEPEKEIEEPKFDRIENSILSSIKEAEAVSTEQSVETEEAKADTIIEEPLFNSVEEDEDDSVIEEMVIPEFKMNTIERSILSSIKEAEAKAPEQPKEEILEVLQSEDKDEEEIQEENEEPIEEIIEEEPNEPAKTAAEHLEIGKPLDFSLSEKHSFQEWLQLSRTEPIDRSDELSPEEKAEKEAEEKAKLEEERQKKAEIIDKFIESNPKISPIKPGNSSPAVQIESNIEDNSYLMTETLARVYLEQKKYTKAIQAYEILILKYPEKITFFADRISDIKILQQNNNNNN, via the coding sequence ATGAACGTCAGCGATTATACCTACTTAATGAACAAACCCGATGCTATTACAGAAAAGCAGGCGGATGCATTAGGCAGTGTTTTGAATGAATTTCCATATTTTCAAAGTGCTCGCGCATTACGATTAAAAGGACTTTACAACCAAAACAGTTTTAAGTATAATTATGCTTTAAAAGTAACCGCTGCACATACATTAGACCGTTCTGTTTTATTTGATTTTATTACTTCTGAAGCTTTTACTTCTATTCAAAATGATTTCTATGAGCAGAAACTGAGAGATCTTCTTGAAATTACCGTTTTTGATAGTGAGATAATTTCACCAGAGCAAATTCAGAAAGCTATTGAAATAAAAACAGATCTTGAAGAACAGCCTGCTTCAGATACAGTTAAAGAAACTGCAAGTTCTCCTATTGAAACTCCTTCGATTACAGAAATCGAAGAACCAATACAAGCTCAGGAACCAATAAAAGCAGAAGAGCCCTTAATTATTGAAGAGCCTAAAACAGTTCCTGAAATCGACCCTTCTATTTTCCTAGCAATAAAAGAAGCGCATTCAATTACTTTCGAAAAACCTGTAACAGAAGAGCCTAAAAAACTTCCAGAAATAGATCCTTCTATTTTTCTTGCTATAAAAGAAGCGCATTCAGTTACTTTTGAAAAACCTGTAATCGAAACGGAAAACAAAATTGACGTTGCAGATTCAATCTCAAACATAGAAGAAGAAACAGCGATTTTAACCGAAGAAGCAGAAGTAGTAAAAACGGAAGAACCTAAATTTGATCGTGTTGAAAATTCTATTTTAAGTTCAATCAAAGTTTCTGAAACAGTTTCTGCACCCGAACCAGAAAAAGAAATTGAAGAGCCAAAATTTGACCGTATTGAAAATTCTATTTTAAGTTCAATTAAAGAAGCAGAAGCAGTAAGCACTGAGCAATCTGTGGAAACTGAAGAAGCAAAAGCCGATACTATAATAGAAGAACCTCTTTTTAATTCGGTTGAAGAAGATGAAGACGACAGTGTTATTGAAGAAATGGTCATTCCGGAATTTAAGATGAATACCATTGAACGATCTATTCTTTCTTCAATTAAAGAAGCAGAAGCAAAAGCACCCGAACAACCAAAAGAAGAAATTCTAGAAGTTCTGCAATCTGAGGATAAAGACGAGGAGGAAATTCAAGAAGAAAATGAAGAACCGATTGAAGAAATAATTGAGGAAGAACCTAATGAACCTGCAAAAACAGCTGCAGAACATTTAGAAATCGGGAAGCCTTTGGATTTTTCTCTTAGCGAAAAACATTCGTTCCAAGAATGGCTGCAGTTATCTCGAACTGAACCTATTGACCGTTCAGACGAACTGTCTCCAGAGGAAAAAGCGGAGAAAGAAGCTGAAGAAAAAGCAAAACTAGAAGAAGAGAGACAAAAAAAGGCTGAAATTATCGATAAGTTTATTGAAAGCAATCCGAAAATCTCTCCTATTAAGCCAGGAAACAGCTCTCCAGCAGTACAAATTGAAAGCAATATAGAGGATAATTCATATCTAATGACCGAGACTTTGGCGAGAGTTTATCTGGAACAAAAGAAATATACAAAGGCAATTCAGGCATATGAAATATTAATTTTGAAATATCCAGAAAAAATTACTTTCTTTGCAGACCGCATATCGGATATAAAGATTTTACAACAAAATAACAATAACAATAATTAA
- a CDS encoding sensor histidine kinase has protein sequence MSQADKDIINFKSELSFLKQQLNPHFLLNAMNNLYGEALAEPEKVPDRILNLSDLLRYQIEASKKDFVLMQEEIAFIKKYIEYYTFRNERLSVKQNIEGVHDQIEIPPLFFLPLVENAVKFSAETAEPFINLDLKVQCRSVCFTLKNNCLDTESRLSSTGIGIENLKRRLEVYGLKHTLCCRKEKNTFIVKLSIWHLPTAV, from the coding sequence ATGAGCCAGGCCGACAAAGACATCATTAATTTCAAATCGGAGCTTTCATTTTTAAAACAACAGCTGAATCCGCATTTTTTATTGAATGCTATGAATAATCTTTACGGAGAAGCCTTGGCCGAGCCAGAAAAAGTTCCAGATCGAATACTAAATCTTTCAGACTTGCTGCGCTATCAGATAGAGGCTTCAAAAAAAGATTTTGTTTTAATGCAGGAAGAAATTGCTTTTATTAAAAAATATATTGAATATTACACCTTTCGAAACGAAAGACTATCTGTAAAACAAAACATTGAAGGTGTGCATGACCAAATAGAAATTCCGCCTTTGTTCTTTTTGCCTTTGGTAGAAAATGCGGTGAAGTTTTCTGCCGAAACTGCCGAACCGTTTATTAATCTTGACTTGAAAGTACAGTGCCGAAGTGTATGCTTTACTCTTAAAAACAATTGTTTGGATACAGAATCAAGGCTTTCGAGCACTGGAATCGGAATAGAAAACTTAAAAAGAAGATTGGAAGTATATGGCTTAAAACATACTTTATGCTGTAGAAAAGAAAAAAACACATTTATCGTAAAATTGAGCATATGGCACTTACCTACCGCTGTCTGA
- a CDS encoding LptE family protein, translated as MKKIYSLFALLSLFMLSGCSVYNFTGTGKIDAKTFQVNFFQNNADLIEPGIDRTFTLALQDLIMNQTNLNLVSNGGDLVYEGEITDYRITPMTATADQQAAQNRLSIRVNVRFMNKKKETDDFEKSFEFYYDFPGRDLPTGSVLNEAIRVIFERITQDIFNASLAKW; from the coding sequence ATGAAAAAAATATATTCTCTTTTCGCATTATTAAGCCTTTTTATGTTAAGCGGCTGCTCTGTTTATAACTTTACTGGGACTGGAAAAATTGACGCCAAAACATTTCAAGTCAACTTCTTTCAGAATAATGCCGATTTAATTGAGCCTGGGATCGATAGAACTTTCACCTTGGCTTTACAGGATTTAATTATGAATCAAACCAATTTAAACTTGGTTAGCAACGGCGGCGATTTGGTTTATGAAGGTGAAATTACAGATTACCGAATCACTCCAATGACAGCAACCGCGGACCAGCAGGCGGCTCAAAACCGTTTATCGATTCGTGTTAATGTCCGTTTTATGAATAAAAAGAAAGAAACAGATGATTTTGAAAAGTCTTTTGAATTCTATTATGATTTCCCTGGAAGAGATTTGCCAACAGGATCTGTTTTAAATGAAGCGATCAGAGTTATTTTTGAAAGAATCACGCAGGACATTTTTAATGCATCATTGGCAAAATGGTAG
- a CDS encoding SulP family inorganic anion transporter, protein MKKKFQLFDFNQKVNYKNEILAGLTVAMTMIPESLSFAILAGFPPLVGLYAAFIAGLVTAIFGGRPGMISGGAGATVIVLIALMKSHGIEYVFAAVALGGVVQICIGLFKLGKFIRLVPQPVMFGFVNGLAVVIFMSQLEQFKTVVNGQVSWLQGTPLYIMLGLVALTIAIVLIFPKITKAVPASLVAIMVVFAIVIIFNIETKTVEDIASVQGGFPPFHIPNIPFSFETFKVIFPYSVIVAAVGLTEGLLTLNLVDEITGTRGNSNRECIAQGSSNILNGFFYGMGGCPMIAQTLVNLGAGSRARLAGIIGALTILMIILFGAPVIGKLPMAALVGVMMMVAITTFEWASFKIINKMPKHDIFVGILVALITIVLHNLALAVLIGVIISALVFAWESAKRIRARHYIDANGIKHYEIFGPLFFGSTTAFLEKFDIQNDPNHIIIDFRESRVADMSAIEALNNITKKYNQLNKTVELEHLSADCRQLLKNADAVIKVNVIEDPTYKVVS, encoded by the coding sequence ATGAAAAAAAAGTTCCAACTCTTCGATTTTAATCAGAAAGTCAATTACAAAAACGAAATTTTAGCAGGTTTAACTGTTGCGATGACCATGATTCCAGAATCGTTGTCGTTTGCTATTTTGGCTGGATTTCCGCCGTTGGTAGGTTTGTATGCGGCTTTTATTGCTGGACTAGTAACAGCTATTTTTGGAGGAAGGCCAGGAATGATTTCGGGCGGTGCAGGAGCAACCGTGATTGTTTTAATCGCTTTGATGAAATCGCACGGAATAGAATATGTTTTTGCTGCAGTTGCCCTTGGAGGTGTTGTTCAGATCTGTATCGGACTTTTTAAATTAGGAAAATTTATTCGATTAGTTCCCCAGCCTGTTATGTTTGGTTTTGTAAATGGTCTGGCCGTTGTGATTTTTATGTCGCAGCTAGAACAGTTTAAAACGGTTGTTAATGGACAAGTTTCGTGGCTTCAAGGCACTCCTTTGTATATTATGCTTGGCTTAGTTGCTTTGACAATTGCCATTGTTTTAATTTTTCCGAAGATTACAAAAGCAGTTCCTGCATCTTTAGTAGCCATTATGGTTGTTTTTGCAATTGTGATTATTTTTAATATTGAAACCAAAACGGTAGAAGATATTGCTTCGGTTCAAGGCGGATTTCCTCCTTTTCATATTCCGAATATTCCATTTTCTTTCGAAACTTTTAAAGTGATATTTCCATATTCGGTAATTGTTGCCGCTGTTGGTTTGACTGAAGGTTTGCTTACGCTGAATTTAGTTGACGAAATTACAGGAACCAGAGGAAACAGCAACAGAGAATGTATTGCACAAGGAAGCTCAAATATTCTAAATGGTTTCTTCTACGGAATGGGCGGTTGTCCAATGATTGCGCAGACTTTGGTAAATCTCGGAGCAGGTTCGAGAGCAAGACTTGCTGGAATTATTGGTGCCTTGACTATTTTAATGATCATACTTTTTGGAGCTCCAGTAATAGGGAAATTGCCAATGGCGGCTTTGGTAGGCGTTATGATGATGGTGGCTATAACCACTTTTGAATGGGCAAGTTTTAAGATCATTAATAAAATGCCGAAACATGATATTTTTGTTGGAATTCTAGTGGCTTTAATTACCATTGTACTGCATAATCTGGCATTGGCAGTTTTAATTGGTGTGATTATTTCTGCTCTGGTTTTTGCTTGGGAAAGTGCCAAAAGAATTCGCGCAAGACATTATATTGACGCAAACGGAATAAAGCATTATGAAATTTTTGGCCCATTATTCTTTGGCTCTACTACTGCGTTTTTAGAAAAATTTGATATCCAGAACGATCCTAATCATATTATAATAGATTTTAGAGAAAGCCGAGTTGCTGATATGTCCGCCATTGAAGCTTTGAATAATATTACTAAAAAGTACAATCAGCTCAATAAAACCGTAGAGCTGGAACATTTAAGCGCCGACTGCAGGCAACTGCTCAAAAATGCTGATGCTGTTATTAAAGTGAATGTTATTGAAGATCCAACTTATAAAGTGGTATCTTGA
- a CDS encoding LytR/AlgR family response regulator transcription factor, with the protein MALTYRCLIIDDESPAHKALISHISKFDELEHSGSAFNGMEAIKLLNENQYDIIFLDINMPVISGVELMELQPKRPLTIVTTAYSDFALSAYQNDAIDYLLKPISLDKFSKAIEKAKTYHSGNNIKKENSSDEKTLSYRSNGQAIETPLSDILYIESLGNYMKLYNCKLKSPIVIYGSLASISAEIDCAHFVQVHRSYIVNTDKISAVTAKNLTMANGDIVPVGRKYQILLNNLSIK; encoded by the coding sequence ATGGCACTTACCTACCGCTGTCTGATAATTGATGACGAATCGCCGGCACACAAAGCCTTGATTTCGCATATTTCCAAATTTGACGAACTTGAGCATTCTGGAAGTGCATTTAATGGCATGGAAGCCATAAAACTGCTCAACGAGAATCAATATGATATTATTTTTCTTGACATTAATATGCCTGTTATTTCTGGTGTAGAATTGATGGAATTACAACCCAAGCGCCCACTCACAATTGTAACAACCGCTTATTCTGACTTTGCGCTTTCTGCCTATCAAAACGATGCCATCGATTATCTTTTAAAGCCTATTTCGCTTGATAAGTTTTCTAAGGCAATAGAAAAAGCCAAAACGTATCATTCAGGAAATAACATAAAAAAAGAAAACAGCAGCGACGAAAAAACACTTTCTTATCGCTCCAACGGACAGGCAATTGAAACGCCTCTTTCGGATATTTTATATATTGAAAGTCTCGGCAACTACATGAAATTGTACAATTGTAAATTAAAATCTCCTATTGTTATTTACGGCTCACTTGCCAGTATAAGCGCCGAGATTGACTGCGCGCATTTCGTACAAGTCCATCGGTCCTATATTGTAAATACAGACAAAATTTCTGCCGTTACAGCCAAAAACCTTACGATGGCAAATGGCGACATTGTTCCTGTGGGAAGGAAGTATCAGATTTTATTAAACAATTTGTCTATTAAATAA
- a CDS encoding sigma-54 interaction domain-containing protein: METVQAIKQRFEIIGNDPKLNRAIEKAIQVAPTDISVMVTGESGVGKENIPRIIHSLSHRKHGKYIAVNCGAIPEGTIDSELFGHEKGAFTGATSTREGYFEVADGGTIFLDEVGELPLTTQVRLLRVLENGEFIKVGSSQVQKTNVRIVAATNVNLFNAIEKGKFREDLYYRLSTVEITLPPLRERNDDIHLLFRKFVADFAHKYKMPPLRLDDDAVQLLQKFRWSGNIRQLRNVAEQISVLETNRDISLATLQSYLPAEGSNLPSVINDSKKESDFSTERDILYKVLFDMRSDLNDLKKLTLELMKNGTSKVQDINPNLIQKIYGNQQNDSEIDFEEEPRTAVMTTPAVREDNYQMQDDNYLFAETIEEEEILRLEQKEIEMIKKSLEKNKGKRKAAADELGISERTLYRKIKQFDL, translated from the coding sequence ATGGAAACAGTTCAAGCAATAAAACAGCGATTTGAGATTATTGGTAATGATCCAAAATTGAATCGCGCTATCGAAAAAGCCATTCAGGTTGCTCCAACTGATATTTCGGTTATGGTAACTGGGGAAAGTGGTGTTGGTAAAGAAAACATTCCTAGAATTATACATTCGCTTTCGCACAGAAAGCATGGCAAATATATTGCCGTAAACTGTGGAGCTATTCCAGAAGGAACTATCGACAGTGAACTTTTTGGACACGAAAAAGGAGCTTTTACAGGCGCAACAAGCACGCGTGAAGGTTATTTTGAAGTGGCTGATGGCGGAACAATCTTCTTAGATGAAGTTGGAGAATTGCCATTGACAACTCAAGTAAGATTGCTTCGTGTTTTAGAAAACGGAGAGTTTATAAAAGTAGGTTCTTCACAAGTTCAGAAAACCAACGTCCGTATCGTTGCTGCAACAAACGTGAATTTATTTAATGCTATTGAAAAAGGCAAATTCCGTGAAGATTTATACTATCGTTTAAGCACAGTCGAAATTACACTGCCTCCTTTACGCGAAAGAAACGACGATATTCATTTGCTATTCAGAAAATTTGTGGCCGATTTTGCGCATAAATACAAAATGCCGCCTTTAAGACTGGATGATGATGCTGTTCAGCTTTTACAAAAATTCAGATGGAGCGGAAATATTCGTCAGCTTCGAAATGTGGCAGAACAAATTTCTGTTTTAGAAACTAATCGCGACATCAGTTTAGCTACTCTACAATCTTATTTGCCTGCCGAAGGAAGCAATCTGCCTTCTGTTATTAACGACAGCAAAAAAGAAAGCGATTTTAGCACTGAAAGAGACATTCTGTACAAAGTGCTTTTTGACATGAGAAGCGACCTGAACGATTTGAAGAAACTGACTTTAGAATTGATGAAAAATGGAACTTCTAAAGTGCAGGATATTAATCCGAATCTGATTCAGAAAATATACGGAAACCAGCAAAACGACAGCGAAATTGATTTTGAAGAAGAACCAAGAACTGCTGTTATGACAACTCCTGCTGTTCGTGAAGATAATTACCAAATGCAAGACGATAATTATCTATTTGCTGAAACTATTGAGGAAGAAGAAATTTTGCGTTTGGAGCAAAAAGAAATCGAAATGATCAAAAAATCATTAGAAAAAAACAAAGGAAAACGTAAAGCCGCAGCAGACGAATTAGGTATTTCTGAAAGAACATTATACCGCAAAATCAAGCAATTCGACTTATAA
- a CDS encoding GxxExxY protein, translated as MELYRKEEYYKIVGICMEVHRILGGGLLEVVYKDALEYEFRKHNIPYEREKEYDIQYKEIVLAHKFYADFVVYNEIILEVKASKEIVDEHTAQTINYLRLADSDLGIIVNFNKKTLQHKRVIH; from the coding sequence ATGGAATTGTATAGAAAAGAAGAATACTATAAAATTGTCGGAATTTGCATGGAAGTTCATAGAATATTGGGCGGCGGGCTTTTAGAAGTTGTTTACAAAGACGCCTTAGAATATGAATTTAGAAAACACAATATTCCCTATGAACGCGAAAAAGAATACGATATTCAATATAAAGAAATTGTTTTAGCGCATAAATTTTATGCCGATTTTGTAGTCTATAACGAAATCATCCTAGAAGTGAAAGCATCAAAAGAAATAGTTGATGAACATACCGCTCAAACAATAAATTATTTAAGATTAGCTGATAGCGATTTAGGAATTATCGTTAATTTTAATAAAAAAACTTTACAACATAAAAGAGTTATACATTAA
- the secG gene encoding preprotein translocase subunit SecG: MSTFSIFLVLITIVCFLLIVVIMVQNPKGGGLSSTISGTQMLGGVQKTTDFLDKSTWTLATVLIVLILLSSLSFSGSLSDTESKIIDKTEAPVNAPAAPAQGNTPAPAAPATK, translated from the coding sequence ATGAGCACATTTTCAATTTTTTTAGTTTTAATCACAATAGTTTGTTTTCTATTGATCGTAGTTATCATGGTACAGAACCCTAAAGGAGGCGGATTGTCTTCTACTATCAGCGGAACGCAGATGTTAGGTGGAGTACAAAAAACAACTGACTTTTTAGATAAAAGTACTTGGACTTTAGCTACTGTTTTAATTGTGCTAATTTTACTTTCTAGCTTAAGTTTCTCAGGATCTTTAAGTGATACAGAATCTAAAATCATTGACAAAACTGAAGCTCCTGTAAATGCTCCTGCAGCTCCAGCACAAGGAAATACTCCTGCTCCTGCAGCACCAGCTACTAAATAA